In Clostridium sporogenes, one genomic interval encodes:
- a CDS encoding ADP-ribosylglycohydrolase family protein, with protein MDTKTRILGGLFGVACGDALGITLENMDKEEIHKYGYLKEIVGGGIFDLKPGCTTDDTLMVLCVAKGILDNPEDPKDKIGDEFIKVYQDLIKYGGTTIKCTIEKFLECKNWYEASLHSSEVLSWQAAGNGALKRSLPVALYYKEYDEITKITKEQSQLTHRSKIGERACLLYNTLIYYYIKGYDKNEALKLALKEFDEFYEITNINKYSLNSSPFVVDSLMCAIWSIMNTTTAEEAICEAVNLGGDAGSVGAITGGLAGVYYGYDALPKKWTNIIDKKQELLDIALKLSENS; from the coding sequence ATGGATACAAAAACTAGAATACTAGGAGGATTATTTGGAGTAGCCTGTGGAGATGCTTTAGGTATAACATTAGAAAATATGGATAAAGAAGAAATTCATAAGTATGGATATTTAAAAGAGATAGTTGGTGGTGGGATTTTCGATTTAAAACCAGGATGTACAACAGATGATACTTTAATGGTGTTATGTGTTGCTAAAGGAATATTAGATAACCCAGAAGATCCAAAAGATAAAATAGGAGATGAATTTATAAAAGTATATCAGGATCTAATAAAATATGGAGGCACCACTATAAAGTGTACTATAGAAAAATTTTTGGAGTGTAAAAACTGGTATGAAGCCAGCTTACATAGTAGTGAAGTTCTCAGCTGGCAAGCGGCTGGTAATGGAGCCTTAAAAAGAAGTTTGCCTGTAGCTTTATATTATAAAGAGTATGATGAAATAACTAAAATAACAAAAGAACAATCTCAATTAACTCATAGAAGTAAAATTGGAGAGAGAGCTTGCCTTTTATATAATACATTAATTTATTATTATATAAAAGGATATGATAAAAATGAAGCATTAAAGTTAGCACTTAAAGAATTTGATGAATTTTATGAAATAACAAATATAAATAAATACTCATTAAACTCATCCCCTTTTGTAGTAGATTCATTAATGTGTGCTATTTGGAGTATTATGAATACAACTACAGCAGAAGAAGCTATATGTGAAGCAGTTAATTTAGGTGGAGATGCAGGAAGTGTAGGGGCAATAACTGGAGGACTAGCCGGTGTGTATTATGGATATGATGCTTTACCGAAAAAATGGACAAATATAATAGATAAAAAACAAGAATTATTAGATATAGCCTTAAAATTAAGTGAAAATAGTTAG
- a CDS encoding cation:proton antiporter, with protein sequence MAGSLAIIILLGLIANKLFEKLKLPGLLGMLILGIIIGPHGLDWLSKYILNASSDLRKIALIVILLRAGLGLNKDELKLVGKTALKLSCIPGIIEGFFIAIASIKLLGFSFIQGGLLGFIIAAVSPAVVVPQMLSLMDKGLGKAKGIPTLILAGASIDDVFAITIFSTFLGLYAGKNINIAIQILKIPVSIILGTLIGILSAMIIIKIFKKYSIDNTKKILIILSISIILTLIETLLKGKLEIASLLGVMALGFVISDKIPSIGDKVSKGLNEIWVFAQILLFVLVGAEVNMVIAFKSGFLGIIIIALGLIGRSIGVLISLKGSNLNKKEKLFCVIAYIPKATVQAAMGAVPLANGVEAGDIILAIAVLSILTTAPLGAIAINLSGPRLLESNLS encoded by the coding sequence ATGGCAGGAAGTTTAGCTATTATTATTTTATTAGGATTAATTGCAAATAAACTCTTTGAAAAGTTAAAGCTACCAGGTCTTTTGGGAATGTTAATATTAGGTATTATAATAGGACCCCATGGTTTAGACTGGTTAAGCAAATATATATTAAATGCTTCATCAGATCTTAGAAAAATTGCTTTAATTGTAATTTTATTAAGGGCAGGATTAGGTCTTAATAAAGACGAATTAAAATTGGTTGGTAAAACAGCTCTAAAATTAAGTTGTATACCTGGAATTATAGAAGGATTTTTTATAGCAATAGCTTCTATAAAACTTTTAGGTTTTTCTTTTATACAAGGAGGCTTATTGGGATTTATTATTGCTGCAGTTTCCCCAGCAGTAGTTGTACCTCAGATGTTGAGCTTAATGGACAAAGGCCTTGGTAAAGCTAAGGGTATACCAACTCTCATATTAGCCGGTGCTTCTATAGATGATGTTTTTGCAATAACAATATTTAGCACATTTTTAGGATTATATGCGGGAAAGAATATAAATATAGCGATACAGATATTAAAAATACCTGTTTCCATAATATTAGGTACATTAATTGGCATATTATCAGCGATGATTATTATAAAAATATTTAAAAAGTATTCTATAGATAACACTAAAAAGATATTAATTATACTTAGTATATCTATTATACTTACTTTAATAGAAACTTTACTAAAAGGTAAATTAGAAATAGCCAGTTTATTGGGTGTTATGGCTTTAGGATTTGTAATATCTGATAAAATTCCTAGTATAGGAGATAAAGTATCTAAAGGATTAAATGAAATATGGGTTTTTGCTCAAATACTTTTATTTGTTCTTGTAGGAGCTGAAGTAAATATGGTGATAGCTTTTAAATCAGGATTTTTAGGTATAATCATTATTGCTTTAGGTCTTATAGGAAGAAGTATAGGAGTATTAATTTCTCTAAAAGGTTCAAATTTAAATAAAAAAGAAAAACTCTTTTGTGTTATAGCCTATATCCCTAAAGCTACAGTTCAAGCAGCTATGGGAGCAGTACCATTAGCCAATGGTGTAGAGGCAGGAGATATTATTTTAGCAATAGCAGTTTTGTCAATTTTAACTACAGCTCCATTGGGAGCTATAGCAATAAATTTATCTGGTCCAAGATTATTAGAATCAAACCTTTCTTAG
- the nuoE gene encoding NADH-quinone oxidoreductase subunit NuoE, with the protein MCSNELANTKFKELEEYINNISNKKGALIEVLHKAQHIFGYLPNEVQEFVAKKLDIPVSKVYGVITFYSYFTTEPKGENVINVCMGTACFVKGAGDVLSEFEKKLNIKVGETTKDGKFTLQVLRCVGACGLAPVVTINDKVYGHFTKNEVDKVLEEYGA; encoded by the coding sequence ATGTGTTCCAATGAGTTAGCAAATACCAAATTCAAAGAACTAGAAGAATATATAAACAATATCTCCAATAAGAAAGGAGCCCTTATAGAAGTGCTTCATAAGGCTCAACATATTTTTGGATATCTTCCAAATGAAGTGCAGGAATTTGTAGCTAAAAAGCTAGATATTCCCGTTTCAAAGGTTTACGGAGTTATTACTTTTTACTCTTATTTTACTACAGAACCAAAGGGTGAAAATGTTATAAATGTCTGTATGGGCACAGCTTGCTTTGTAAAGGGAGCTGGGGATGTACTTTCAGAATTTGAAAAGAAATTAAATATAAAAGTTGGAGAAACCACTAAAGATGGCAAATTTACATTACAAGTTTTAAGATGTGTAGGGGCCTGTGGATTAGCTCCAGTGGTTACAATTAATGATAAGGTATATGGACATTTTACTAAAAATGAAGTAGATAAAGTATTAGAAGAGTATGGAGCATAG
- a CDS encoding NADH-quinone oxidoreductase subunit NuoF, whose product MEKINSYKELKSYYENYKNLLKSRHTTHEEETAVENKKCERLILVCGGTGCKSADSDKIVENLKEEINKLGLQEEVKVSITGCFGFCEKGPIVKINPDNVFYVKVKPEDAKEIAEKHLLKGEVVERLLYEEPSLKEKVKRQDEMSFYKKQKRIALRNCGLINPEDIKECIGSEGYLALGKVLSEMTPDELIKLITDSGLRGRGGGGFSTGKKWSFGKMYDSDVKYIICNADEGDPGAFMDRSILEGDPHSIIEAMAIAGYAIGASEGRIYIRAEYPLAVNRLKIAMDQAKECGLLGENILGTGFNFNIEIKYGAGAFVCGEETALIHSIEGERGEPTYKPPFPAEAGLWNKPTVVNNVETLANIPAIINRGADWYKSIGTEKSNGTKVFALAGKINNVGLVEVPMGTTLREIIYDIGGGIKNGKKFKAVQTGGPSGGCIPVSLLDIPIDYESLTSIGSMMGSGGMIVMDEDNCMVDIAKFYLEFTVDESCGKCTPCRIGNKRLLETLIKITNGKGSEEDLNKLDELSHIIKDTSLCGLGQTAPNPVLSTMRYFMDEYEAHVNEKRCPSGTCKNLLHYEITDKCIGCTKCARGCPVSCIIGKVKEKHFINQEKCIKCGNCYSACPVGAIIKK is encoded by the coding sequence ATGGAGAAAATTAATTCTTATAAAGAATTGAAAAGCTATTATGAAAACTATAAAAATTTATTAAAAAGTAGACATACCACCCATGAAGAAGAAACAGCAGTAGAAAATAAAAAATGTGAAAGACTTATACTAGTTTGTGGCGGTACAGGATGTAAATCAGCTGACAGTGATAAAATTGTAGAAAATTTAAAAGAAGAAATAAATAAATTAGGACTCCAAGAAGAAGTAAAAGTTTCTATTACAGGATGCTTTGGCTTCTGTGAAAAAGGTCCTATAGTTAAAATAAATCCAGATAATGTTTTTTATGTTAAAGTAAAACCAGAAGATGCTAAGGAAATAGCAGAAAAGCATTTATTAAAAGGTGAAGTAGTAGAAAGATTACTTTATGAAGAACCAAGTCTTAAAGAAAAAGTAAAAAGACAAGATGAAATGTCTTTTTACAAAAAACAAAAAAGAATTGCTCTTAGGAATTGTGGACTTATAAATCCAGAAGATATAAAAGAATGTATCGGCTCAGAGGGATACTTAGCCCTAGGAAAAGTTTTAAGTGAAATGACACCGGATGAATTAATAAAATTAATAACTGACTCAGGCCTTAGAGGAAGGGGCGGCGGTGGCTTCTCTACAGGTAAAAAGTGGAGTTTTGGAAAAATGTATGATAGTGATGTTAAATATATAATATGTAATGCAGATGAGGGTGATCCAGGAGCCTTTATGGATCGTTCCATATTAGAAGGAGATCCTCATAGCATAATTGAAGCTATGGCTATAGCTGGCTATGCCATAGGAGCTTCCGAAGGCCGTATATATATAAGAGCAGAATATCCTTTAGCTGTAAATAGATTAAAAATAGCTATGGATCAAGCTAAAGAGTGTGGTCTTTTAGGAGAAAATATTTTAGGCACCGGTTTTAACTTTAATATAGAAATAAAATATGGTGCAGGAGCCTTCGTATGTGGGGAAGAAACAGCATTAATACACTCCATAGAAGGAGAAAGGGGAGAACCTACTTATAAACCACCATTTCCAGCAGAAGCTGGTCTTTGGAATAAGCCAACAGTAGTAAATAATGTAGAAACTTTAGCAAATATACCTGCCATAATAAATAGGGGAGCAGATTGGTATAAATCCATAGGAACAGAAAAATCAAATGGTACAAAAGTTTTCGCCCTAGCAGGAAAAATAAATAATGTTGGATTAGTTGAAGTTCCTATGGGGACTACTCTGAGAGAGATAATATATGATATAGGTGGAGGTATAAAAAATGGCAAGAAATTTAAAGCTGTTCAAACAGGAGGACCTTCAGGTGGATGTATTCCAGTTTCACTTTTAGATATTCCTATAGACTATGAATCATTAACATCTATAGGGTCTATGATGGGTTCCGGTGGAATGATTGTTATGGATGAAGATAATTGTATGGTAGATATAGCAAAATTTTATCTTGAATTTACAGTGGATGAATCCTGTGGTAAATGTACCCCATGTAGAATCGGTAATAAGAGACTTTTAGAAACTTTAATAAAGATAACCAATGGGAAGGGTTCAGAAGAAGATTTAAATAAATTAGATGAATTATCACATATAATAAAGGATACTTCCTTATGTGGATTAGGACAAACTGCACCAAATCCAGTACTAAGTACTATGAGATATTTTATGGATGAATACGAAGCTCACGTTAATGAAAAAAGATGTCCATCAGGTACTTGTAAAAATTTACTCCATTATGAGATTACTGATAAATGTATCGGATGTACTAAATGTGCAAGAGGTTGCCCAGTATCCTGTATAATAGGAAAAGTTAAAGAAAAACATTTTATAAATCAAGAAAAATGTATTAAATGTGGAAATTGTTATAGTGCTTGTCCAGTTGGGGCTATTATAAAGAAATAG
- a CDS encoding NADH-dependent [FeFe] hydrogenase, group A6 — protein MSLVTLNINGKELNVEKGTTILDAAKLLNINIPTLCNFHLNDNRTENKPGSCRVCVVEVEGRKNLAPACCTPVGEGMIVRTNSIRAIKARRAIVELLLSDHPKDCLLCEKNTKCELQKLAADMGIREMKYKGDISMYPIDISSYSIVRDMDKCILCRRCITMCNEVQTVGTLSAIGRGFETVVAPAFSEAIKNTNCTFCGQCVSVCPTGALTEVNNTSKVWDALSQKDKVVIVQTAPAIRAALGEEFGLEPGTAVTGKMVAALRQLGFSKVFDTDFAADLTIMEEASEFIHRLENGGTLPMLTSCCPGWIKFFEHNFNDLMDIPSSCKSPQQMFGAIAKSYLAEKIKIDPKDIIVVSVMPCLAKKYEAKREEMKRNGIPDVDIVISTRELAKMIVEAGIDFNSLQEEEFDNPLGESTGASVIFGTTGGVMEAALRTAYEWVTKGTLKDVEFTEVRGEEGIREATVNIKDTEVKVAIASGLGNARKLLNDIRNGKSKYHMIEIMACPSGCVDGGGQPYIYGDTNILKKRTEALYKEDSNKEIRKSHENPYIKKLYEEYLGKPYGEKAHELLHTKYRVR, from the coding sequence ATGAGTTTAGTAACTTTAAATATAAATGGTAAAGAGCTTAATGTAGAGAAGGGAACTACTATATTAGATGCAGCAAAACTTTTAAATATAAATATACCAACTCTATGTAATTTTCATCTTAATGATAATAGAACAGAAAACAAACCTGGTTCCTGTAGGGTCTGTGTAGTAGAAGTAGAAGGGAGAAAAAACTTAGCGCCAGCCTGTTGTACCCCTGTAGGGGAAGGAATGATAGTAAGAACTAATTCCATAAGGGCTATAAAAGCTAGAAGAGCTATAGTAGAATTACTTTTATCTGATCATCCAAAAGACTGTTTACTTTGTGAGAAAAATACAAAATGTGAACTGCAGAAATTAGCTGCAGATATGGGTATAAGAGAAATGAAATATAAAGGTGATATTTCAATGTATCCTATAGATATTTCTAGCTATTCCATAGTTAGAGATATGGATAAATGTATACTTTGTAGAAGATGCATAACTATGTGTAATGAAGTTCAAACTGTAGGAACCCTATCTGCTATTGGAAGAGGTTTTGAAACTGTAGTAGCACCAGCCTTTTCTGAAGCTATAAAAAATACTAATTGTACTTTCTGTGGACAATGTGTTTCTGTCTGTCCAACTGGGGCTTTAACAGAAGTAAATAATACAAGTAAAGTTTGGGATGCACTATCACAAAAGGATAAAGTTGTTATTGTACAAACTGCTCCAGCTATTAGAGCTGCTTTAGGTGAAGAATTTGGATTAGAACCTGGAACAGCTGTTACAGGAAAAATGGTAGCAGCTCTTCGCCAATTAGGATTCAGTAAAGTTTTTGATACAGATTTTGCAGCAGACTTGACTATTATGGAGGAAGCCTCAGAATTTATTCATAGATTAGAAAATGGCGGAACACTTCCAATGCTTACAAGTTGTTGTCCAGGATGGATAAAATTCTTTGAACACAATTTTAATGATTTAATGGATATACCATCTAGTTGTAAGTCTCCTCAGCAAATGTTTGGAGCTATAGCTAAAAGTTATTTAGCAGAAAAAATTAAGATAGATCCTAAAGATATTATAGTAGTATCTGTAATGCCTTGTCTTGCTAAAAAGTATGAAGCAAAAAGAGAAGAAATGAAGAGAAATGGAATTCCTGATGTAGACATTGTTATAAGTACAAGAGAATTAGCTAAAATGATAGTAGAAGCGGGTATAGATTTTAATTCTCTACAGGAGGAAGAATTTGATAATCCACTAGGTGAATCTACAGGCGCTTCAGTAATTTTTGGAACTACCGGTGGTGTTATGGAAGCAGCCTTAAGAACTGCCTATGAATGGGTTACTAAAGGTACTTTAAAAGATGTAGAATTTACAGAAGTTCGCGGTGAAGAGGGTATAAGAGAAGCTACAGTAAACATAAAGGATACAGAGGTTAAAGTAGCTATAGCTAGTGGATTAGGTAATGCTAGAAAACTTTTGAATGATATAAGAAATGGAAAGTCTAAATATCATATGATCGAAATCATGGCGTGTCCATCAGGCTGTGTAGATGGTGGTGGTCAACCTTATATCTATGGAGATACAAATATATTGAAAAAAAGAACAGAAGCCCTATATAAAGAAGATAGTAATAAAGAAATAAGAAAGTCTCACGAAAATCCATATATAAAGAAACTTTATGAAGAATATTTAGGTAAACCTTATGGTGAAAAAGCTCATGAACTTCTTCATACTAAATATAGAGTTAGATAA